The genomic region CCGAAGTCATCATGTGtacccccacatcgcgcacaacTAATTCCATCATGTGCTCCCCCCACATTGCACACATGGCATAAATCATCATCGTCATCTGCACCCCCACATCGCACACAACTAATGCCATCATGTGctccccccacatcgcgcacataaGTAAtctcatcatccacactccctCACCCCGTCATCACTAGcatgtgcaacccccacatcTTACACATGCgcggttataattatcacaccaTATTAACTATCAacacacaacatatatatatcaacataatatgggagcacaaggattcatcatattacaCATTCATAACATATaacgtttcatcaagggcttgttcccatgcaaattttaagaaaaaccaataaaataattcaagtggttcaatcaagcatataatcatttattccaaaacattttaatgcaagttcactcaccttacgatagcgGGATGTTACATCGCTATTAGTTCAGAGGCGTATCTAGCTATTGCTACTTGCCGATCGCTAGTTATTTCCTCCGGCACACTACCACAATATACTACCTTTACTTTTGTACTTCCTAacaacaatccaaattcaatatctttagtgtACCTCgtttctacttctctttttccttcaatcatgaatccttattcaactaacttatatcttgacaTATTCTTTACCAAAGTGgcctttatcctttacttgcataattctttagattatagataccgacaacttatttatgactctaacacatatataaatcttggctaaggatatttatcaagtttatccatcatttccacaataattacctagcatatggcagcaactataaatttacttccatcaaacattttctaagtctACATGTACCACCATCCTCATTTACATGTTACCACTAAGCATAACATTAATATTCATTCATGCACACCAACATTCATAACCTTTTAAACCTTTCCTAACAACACATATCTACACACCAAActtccaattaatataattgccttCCAACCATACCCATGACATCACAATAACACTACATATGCATACAATCATTCTCCAAATATTAAATCAATCATAAGTTTCAAATTGTAGCATTAAGCTTACCACTTGGTTTTAGCCTGGATTTcacccaacaaaattcataatttccaCACACTCATAGTCACCATAGCTGccacaaaatgattcacacatCATTTTTCCAAAGATTTAACCAACCATGAGCTTAAAACGCAAAAACCCTTaccttatttttcttgaatcttgagacTCACTTGAcatttcttcaattactcTTGAATCACTTACTACCTAAGCCTTCCacctttttctcctttctttccttagctaattctttctatttttctcttcaattgcATGGGAGTCAAGTGACAATGGGGTGGAAGTATAGAAATGGCGTGGGAGGAAGGagatggagaagaaaaaataccATCTTGAAGAGATAAGGATCAGCCAAGGATAAGGATAAAGAGTCAAAACttcttttatacttttattttgagtcaaataagcccttatgactaataattgatttagTCAAAATGCCATTTATATTGTGTGAGTTGACATGGCatattaacatattataattgataatgatatGGCATGCtgatatatcataattgatgatatatgatatgttaatttgatattaTAACATGACCCTGTGGTTTACCCTTCACTAATGTTATGTCAATACAGTgtagatataaaatgacaagtaatattttgactaataacaattaatcaatcattaattgtaagggtttatttggttcaaaataaaaatatagaagcttgattgaatataataaaagaaatatttatttgaattttcttaaataatttaaaaacttatttaaacattatacctttttcttaaaatgtaTTTATCTTACAAATTTATTGACCGAATTGGTCTCAAGTCGAGACCAGTTAAAAATGTTATTTAATcgagattattaatttaccgagtattaattttataaatagatattatttttagttaattgtTTTCATGTCATTAATCTACTAAGTTAAGTTATATCAATTTTTCGCCTTTTAAGAAACACTACCTAAATCTGACCCTTAAATACTTGAGACGTGGAATGCTTCCGCCTTCCTGTGTGGATGCTGTAGATTGCTGAAGAAATCAAAGTCATGGAAACTCAAAAGTGAGAACAGAACAAGCTTCATTGTTCCACCTTTTCCTCTCTGGTTTTTTTCACCCTTTCCTCAATCGAAGAAAATCTTCAGAAGGGTGGACTAAAACAGAGCAAAAGAACGAGATGGGCAAACAAGCAGGATTCTCTATGTACGCAATTAACAAGTTCATTGGCCGAAGACAGGACTCAACACCCATACAAACTCAAAGTTCAACACCTATACAAACTCAAAGCCCAATGTCCCAACTCTAAATAACTGTTTGCTGCTAAGAATCTTGATGTGTCTTGACTTGTCATCTTTCTTCAACTTCAACATTGCTGTACCTAAATATCTTCTTTTTCCTGCAAAATTTCATCAGAAAGTACCATCCAATGGCGCCCACAGTCATGAGGCCACTAACCAAAAATACAATTTTAGTGGCAATAACCATAACAACTATAAGGAATGCTGATGGGATCAAACACATGATAACCAGTCCTGGAATCCTCAGAGGAACCCTGTAAGGTCTTTTTATTTCTGGCAACTTTCTCCTCAGCCAAATGAAAGATGCAAATTCCAGGAGCATTCCCAAACTGTACAAGAAATTTGCTGATGATATGATATCTGTAAAAGTCATATATGACATACCAATTgcgatgaaagatgaaagcaGTATCCCCAGCCAAGGAGTGTTGAACCATTTGGATCTGCTACTGAAAAACTTAGGCAAAATGGCTAAATCTGCCATTCCCACAAGTTGATAAGCACAGCTGCTTAATTGAGCTTCAAATAAACCGATTGCTGATAACACAGCACCCACTTCAATCCAGTATTTCAGCCACTTCCCTGCAATCATGCCTGCAGCTTCAGCATGAAATCCGGACTCCCAAGCACTTTGATCAACAGAAACAGCCCCAGTGACCGCAAAGAGTGGAACCAGGTAGGCTGAACAAGTGAAAATCACTGCTACAAGAAGAGCACGAGGATACGTTTTCTGGGGTTTATCTACTTCTCCGGCAAGAGTACTAGCACTGTCCCAAAAGTTCAAATTCCAGAAAAGGGTATTGAAAAACAGATTCCAATCTCTTTTCACACCTTTCTGCCCTAAACTGAGCCATCTATGGGGTTGGATCTTGGGGATTGCTATAAGCgacattaaaataaaaggcGAAAGCGAAACAATACCTAGCAAAACAGCAGCCCAACCAACAATGGTTAATCCCGTATAGTTTACAAAAGATAATACCAAAGTTGAAATCAAAATAGCAATTTGCCGAGGCCAGCCTGACTCCAAAGGATGGATAATCTTCTTTAGATAGTCTATGCATAGAACTGGAAAAGACGCGATGTTAATGACGCCACTAAAGAATTTCCAAGATCCCATCAGGGAGCCAAAGAATGGACCAAAAGCACGATCGGCCCAAATAACAAAGCCTCCATTACCAGGGAAGGCGGTAGAAAGCTCTGCAGTGATCAGAGCTTCGGGGACACTCCAGATGAAAGGGAACACAAGGAACCCCAGAAGGGCAAAGAGAGGGCCTGCAGCCTGAACTGCGGGCTCTTCACCGAAGGGGCCGCCAGCAACTTCAAAATAGATGAGGAAGATAAGAGGGATAAGAGTCAGCTTTTTTGGTGTTTTGGGGTTGGTACTGATGGGGAGTTGCTGAGATGAGTGGTTTGGCGTCTTGGAAAGGTTTTCATGTTGTTCCAAGCCTGGTCCGGGGTTCGTTGACTGGATTTCAACTTGCATCATGACTGGTTTCAGAATTGAGGAGAACTTTGAGAGATAAAGGGGAAATTTAAGGACGTTGAGTAAGCTCAAACAAGTGGGTGCGGATAAGAGAAAGCAGGATAACAACTTACCGGACGATATCAGCTTGTTGATATTGCTTCGTGCAGCTTTGGACAACCAGATATTCAGGACTCATGGGCATCGGTTATGGGAGGAAAAGATCAGAGTGTGACTAAGAAGAGGGATTCTTCCATGACTCAATTTGTTGTCTCCAACTACTCCGTTTTCcatctttattttaaatggGAGATTTGTAAATACAATCCTCATTTAATATGGGAAATAGTAATGAAGACTATTTCCACTTAAAGTCAAATACGGGCCAATATCTTTGGCTACAACTGACGATAATGCATTAAATAGCAATGccttttttaaaatatgtgAAAACTACAATCATGATTAACTGATTtgaactaaaataatataaatttgttTATGTGATTCAAATGTTCCTGTTCAAActcaaattcattaatttaatttgtaaatgattttgtttattgttttaaaattattatttataaatattagaaGTATACTTCttttgtgaaaataattttatataatcatcTATAATATAAATTCTATTAAGAAACTCAATATAAAATggcaatttaaaatataatggaTAAGATATACTTCtgcattcaaaaaaaatttacgtATTTATCTATGGATATggattattataaattataaattttacagTAGACAGTAATTTTATGATCGTGGATCTTCCTTAAGATTCTGTGATGCGAGTGGCAGGCTGGCGGCTGGTGAGGGACGATTTATTCACATTCCATTTCTCAAAAGTTCCcctttatttcatttatttatttttggaaaatactccccttttcttattttatttactccGCTTCGTTGGTTACAACTTTTATGCAATACTATCATAAATATCAAGGGACCCATTGCTTTGAAAAGAATCAAAAGGACAAAAGATGGAGGCACGAAGGATGGAATCACTGACCCCGATGAactagaattatttttaaattaaattataaaagtaaaacGTTTAACAAATGTTAAATTTGAAATAGACTATTTACTCGTGGGCCAAACGACGactaataatatataattgtaCTTTTTCtattggaaaaagaaagattcgGAGGTCCGGATTGGTGGGTGAGTCAAATTTCCATGTTCCGCAATTGATGTAATGAAAAATCTGTCTTATCTTTCATTGAGAAGGCAGTGTCGAGGACCACACAATTCTACTATCTTTGTAACATATGAAGTCAGCGTTACCCATGAACCATCTCTACATAAATTTGGATCTTCTCAAAATAGATTAGTGGAAGctattttccttgttttgcttttattgTGAAGTCGAGAAGTTTAACTTCAATGTCAAAAAGAGAGAGACGTAGGGATGGGTGGGGCGATCTAACATTGGGATGGGTGGGGAGACTGTTAGCTAAAGGTTGGCGTAGAGGTAGATAGGGGAGGAAAAATAAcatgaaacaaaattgaagccataaaagaaagaaagaaaaaaaaaattttttgtcaCATTGACCAAGTAGATTCAATGTTGTAATTCACGTGACCAAAGCTCAATAGAGTTAATAGAATTATTTAGCAAATTTGCTCAATTAAATAGAATCTTATATAGATATAATCAAAATGATATATTatacatttaatatttaagcATGTTAAAGTCCTAGGCTAATGGATTAGCACTTTAACTACATTAGTAATGTGCTATTTGACATaatcaaaaaaacaaaacaaaaggaaaagactCATAATTAAGGTTAGAGGTGTCCAACGGGAGTTACTTACACCAAAGCTCAATTTGGGCGGGCATGAGCTCGCGTTTGGCTTTGAGAAAAGGGGGCCTGATAATTAACTTTATCTTTGATTAAGATTCTTTAGTTAAAGCTTAAAGTAGGTAACTTCtagttaaaattttcttaaatcaaTTTGTAATTGAAAACATATATACAAAGATTCTATCAAAAACCCAAGTGATGGGGTGAACCTACCCACACTCACACATGTACCAACGTCACAATTAATCTTTTTGTTACGTTGTGTGCTATTTATAGAGTCAATATGTGCCTGCAAGCCAATCAACGTGTTCTTGAAGAAACTTTATTATCGATTATCTGCATTGTAATAATAAAAGGTCTTATTCTATGAGTTATACATTTTAATGCCATTTAATTACAAAGATAAAATCCATTGATAAATAAGTCATGCAAAAAGAATTATAAAGAGTTAGAATTATGAAATGGTCATACTATTTGGAAAGTACATATGCTATAagattttcttcaatttagttCTTTTACTTATAAATTGGTCAATTTAGTCTTTGTACTCTGACGTTGTGTGCAATTAGATCATCTTACCTAACTCCATCTAAATCGACAATTAATAGTGTTAATGTGGCGATGATGTGTCAAACGATGCTGACATGTCATATGGTACTGGTTTGgtgttttttttcctattttttctcttttcctctttGCCCAAAACTACACAGTTTTTGTGAGACTATTTAaagcacttttttttttcatttttcattctctcattctctctctttgcCTTGTCCTTCTCTGCCCAAAACCACCCCCAAACCCAAATTCCAACCTCTAGTCGACAGTCGCCACTATCGTTGATCAACATCACTAGTTTTTTATagttgaaaacttgaaaagaaaaacatcataaaactcttttttctttttgctctcTTTCCCTTaatcaagaaaattttttcaaaatttaccTCCATTTTCCTAgatctaaaaaagaaaatcttctCTTAATGGGTGCTTTATATTCATCTCATCCTTCTCTCCCCAAGATCGCCCCCAAACCCAGACTCTAGCTTTCGACTAATGGTTGCCACTATTGCTGATCAACGAATGCTAGTTTTCGATACtcgaaaatttttaaaaaaacaccATAAAACTCTTTATTTTTACCTCTTTCCCTTAATCAGGATAGTTTTTTCAAAATCCATCTCCGTTTTCCTAgatctaaaaaagaaaattgccCCTTAATGAGTACTTTACATCCATCTCATATATATTACCAATTTTTTCTATACCCCAACATACAAAATAATAGTAGCCTAAAATTACATGGTTATTAAAGGGAATATGATGTTGCAAATTACTGTAGTTCTTATTTTTGAATACTCATGTTTTTTGGCTGCATTTGAAACTGTTATTTCTTGTTATGACCAAAACCCAAACCATGATCGATAGAAGAACTTAATAAATAACATCCACTAGACCTAAGCAAGCTATCTTAATAGATAGATGTacacatattatatatatcatttGCTATGATAAACCAATTCAATATGCATATATGGATcacctatatatataaatacacaCACGTAATGTTTCATCATTAATTAAACACATCCATCATTGACATTCCAATACATGTCTTGTGTGCTCAACACATACgaaatataatcatattacaATTGTTTACATCACATGCCAATCTCTTGGCTATTCCTTAGTATGCCTACCATTTATTGATATGAAAACACAACCTGAATTTGAACGGGTGAGTATAAAGTTCAAAGAGTGAATATAGGGAGGGGAGACAAGTTAAATGCATGAGTTTTTattgtaaaatcatttacatTCAAATTACACAAACTCGACTCATGATTGTGTCATTCAAACATATGAACATGTAAGTTCGACATGTAGATGTGCCATTCAAACAAGTCTTAATGAAAGGAAAAcctctctttaatttttacttaattaaaatagtgaaACACTTGTATGTGAGACATAGTCTTAAACAAGCATACTTCCAAAAAGATTTGAAGAAACCCATCGTGGGTACATAAGacatgtaaaacaatatatttgAATGACATTTAGAAGTCGTTGGATGCTTTTTAAATCAATTAGAAAGTCCATTCAAGGTGTTTAAACAAATACCAGtgaaaaatcttcaaaaatgcacctttttgaaaattttccttgCAAGGATCGACCTTTTTAGGGGAAGGGTCGATCCCCCTAGTCCAAAATGCTCATGGAcctttaaaatcttaaaattttggtgCTCTTTCATGCAATAAACACCTCTTATTCAAAGTCCATGAACTTGTGACATAAATCAAGTGTAAATAACCTTCCAAAAGACAAGAATTCATGTTTAAAAATCCATGAAAAGAAATGACATTATTCCATTGGAATTTCCATGAATCATGACACACACCAAGTAATGAAATAGACTTTCCATCAAAGTAAAGGAATGAAATTTTCATCAAGTCTTTCCAATTCaaaaatttgagtttggggCAATCTAAGGGAAATAAGGGCAAggtagagagaaagagaatagagctagaaagagaaagagaaaagcaaaaatgaaaaaaaaaattgatttaaatagTCCTACCAAAACAACACGATTTtgggaaaaaaagagaagaagaagaaaaaaaaagaaaagcaagcTGCACTAGTACCCTCTAACTCGTCAATGTCATGTCAACATCATCAAACACGTCAACGCAACATTAGTACTACTAACGGTCAATTAGGCAGATTTAGGAAGAAGGCTCGAACCAATTTTTGGGTAGTGGGACTAAACTGAAGAAAACACTATAGTACAAGGACTTATTAGGTAGTTTGATCATTATGAAATCTTTACAGCAAAGCATTATTCCTCATACTTTCTACTCAGTGGTTTATCAAGACAAGATATCGATAAAATCCAAGATATTAGcatattttatatttcttaCTTAGGAAGTAAGCAATTAGTTTCATAGATTTTAAGTATGGAGATATATACTTAAAACTAACATGTGGATGCTTGTTAAAAAGACGAGTTCATTAAACATAGCAGACCATGGTAATTCCATTTAGTAATTCACTTAAGTGTCTATGGAAATATTCACATGTGCCTATTGTATAAATGATCATTAGACTTGAGATCATTAGGTTATCTAATATGGGGATGGTTATAATTCAATATTGTATATGGTGTGTCTACTTGAgaactaaaaaatataaaatttgaaaaaatatgaaataaagaaaaaacaaaaaataaatagaaaaatgatgaacaaAAATCATGAATGGAAAAATAGTGATAAAGATCAATGCAAACCGCTCCTAATCCTGATTGACATTTAACTCTAAgaaaaaagtgaaattaaaCTAGGATTTAAGAAAGagaattt from Theobroma cacao cultivar B97-61/B2 chromosome 9, Criollo_cocoa_genome_V2, whole genome shotgun sequence harbors:
- the LOC108660420 gene encoding probable polyamine transporter At3g13620 — translated: MMQVEIQSTNPGPGLEQHENLSKTPNHSSQQLPISTNPKTPKKLTLIPLIFLIYFEVAGGPFGEEPAVQAAGPLFALLGFLVFPFIWSVPEALITAELSTAFPGNGGFVIWADRAFGPFFGSLMGSWKFFSGVINIASFPVLCIDYLKKIIHPLESGWPRQIAILISTLVLSFVNYTGLTIVGWAAVLLGIVSLSPFILMSLIAIPKIQPHRWLSLGQKGVKRDWNLFFNTLFWNLNFWDSASTLAGEVDKPQKTYPRALLVAVIFTCSAYLVPLFAVTGAVSVDQSAWESGFHAEAAGMIAGKWLKYWIEVGAVLSAIGLFEAQLSSCAYQLVGMADLAILPKFFSSRSKWFNTPWLGILLSSFIAIGMSYMTFTDIISSANFLYSLGMLLEFASFIWLRRKLPEIKRPYRVPLRIPGLVIMCLIPSAFLIVVMVIATKIVFLVSGLMTVGAIGWYFLMKFCRKKKIFRYSNVEVEER